One genomic segment of Choristoneura fumiferana chromosome Z, NRCan_CFum_1, whole genome shotgun sequence includes these proteins:
- the LOC141430632 gene encoding uncharacterized protein isoform X2, producing MGEEKIDATGATGGTGGSVAAPEKFSFNPAQWAVWKKRFVRYMSLSGTNKKNDEDQLNCLIYHMGDRAEDIVLQFEKNLNYEKTLAAFDNYFLPKRNVIFERFKFNSRSQQAEEPFEDFLTDLYKLSETCDYGSLKEELIRDRIVIGLKDKRTSERLQLKEDLQLKDAILIAKQAEAQQKENETLMKHSTAEETINKIRIKENKQGKQSCWFCGGGRHPKDQCPALKVKCFNCGRIGHFASLCRAKYMKRMEEDLQEAAAVFKVPT from the exons atgggTGAAGAAAAGATTGATGCAACCGGTGCAACCGGTGGCACGGGTGGCAGCGTGGCGGCGCCAGAGAAGTTTTCTTTTAACCCAGCACAGTGGGCTGTTTGGAAGAAAAGGTTCGTAAGGTACATGAGCCTTAGTGGCACGAATAAGAAAAATGATGAGGATCAATTAAACTGTTTAATTTACCACATGGGTGATCGTGCCGAGGACATAGTTTTGCAGTTCGAGAAAAATCTAAACTATGAAAAAACACTGGCGgcatttgataattattttctgCCCAAAAGAAACGTGATTTTTGAGagattcaaattcaattcaagAAGCCAGCAAGCGGAAGAACCGTTCGAAGACTTTTTAACTGATTTATATAAGCTTAGCGAAACTTGCGACTATGGGTCGTTGAAAGAAGAGCTCATTCGTGACAGAATAGTGATTGGGCTGAAAGATAAGAGGACCAGTGAGAGATTACAGTTGAAAGAAGATCTACAGCTCAAAGATGCTATATTGATAGCCAAGCAAGCAGAGGCACAACAGAAAGAAAATGAAACATTAATGAAACATAGCACTGCAGAGGAAACTATCAACAAAATTAGAATAAAGGAGAACAAGCAAGGAAAACAAAGCTGTTGGTTTTGTGGTGGCGGTCGTCATCCAAAAGATCAGTGTCCAgcattaaaagtaaaatgtttcAACTGCGGGCGTATAGGACATTTTGCAAGTCTGTGTCGTGCCAAGTACATGAAAAGAATGGAAGAGGACCTACAAGAGGCTGCAGCTGTTTTTAAG GTGCCGACATAA
- the LOC141430632 gene encoding uncharacterized protein isoform X1, with amino-acid sequence MGEEKIDATGATGGTGGSVAAPEKFSFNPAQWAVWKKRFVRYMSLSGTNKKNDEDQLNCLIYHMGDRAEDIVLQFEKNLNYEKTLAAFDNYFLPKRNVIFERFKFNSRSQQAEEPFEDFLTDLYKLSETCDYGSLKEELIRDRIVIGLKDKRTSERLQLKEDLQLKDAILIAKQAEAQQKENETLMKHSTAEETINKIRIKENKQGKQSCWFCGGGRHPKDQCPALKVKCFNCGRIGHFASLCRAKYMKRMEEDLQEAAAVFKTQVPT; translated from the exons atgggTGAAGAAAAGATTGATGCAACCGGTGCAACCGGTGGCACGGGTGGCAGCGTGGCGGCGCCAGAGAAGTTTTCTTTTAACCCAGCACAGTGGGCTGTTTGGAAGAAAAGGTTCGTAAGGTACATGAGCCTTAGTGGCACGAATAAGAAAAATGATGAGGATCAATTAAACTGTTTAATTTACCACATGGGTGATCGTGCCGAGGACATAGTTTTGCAGTTCGAGAAAAATCTAAACTATGAAAAAACACTGGCGgcatttgataattattttctgCCCAAAAGAAACGTGATTTTTGAGagattcaaattcaattcaagAAGCCAGCAAGCGGAAGAACCGTTCGAAGACTTTTTAACTGATTTATATAAGCTTAGCGAAACTTGCGACTATGGGTCGTTGAAAGAAGAGCTCATTCGTGACAGAATAGTGATTGGGCTGAAAGATAAGAGGACCAGTGAGAGATTACAGTTGAAAGAAGATCTACAGCTCAAAGATGCTATATTGATAGCCAAGCAAGCAGAGGCACAACAGAAAGAAAATGAAACATTAATGAAACATAGCACTGCAGAGGAAACTATCAACAAAATTAGAATAAAGGAGAACAAGCAAGGAAAACAAAGCTGTTGGTTTTGTGGTGGCGGTCGTCATCCAAAAGATCAGTGTCCAgcattaaaagtaaaatgtttcAACTGCGGGCGTATAGGACATTTTGCAAGTCTGTGTCGTGCCAAGTACATGAAAAGAATGGAAGAGGACCTACAAGAGGCTGCAGCTGTTTTTAAG ACACAGGTGCCGACATAA